In one Brassica oleracea var. oleracea cultivar TO1000 chromosome C9, BOL, whole genome shotgun sequence genomic region, the following are encoded:
- the LOC106316816 gene encoding auxin response factor 22-like, whose product MENNKIRNAQPKFQGTDGTNRYLYNQLWKLCAGSLFDLPIIGEEVYYFPQGHIEQLVASENDNLCQLKPIFDISSKIRCNVISIKLKVDTNTDEVYAKVSLSPCSPEFEVSIPNGNNEQNINYFTKVLTASDSSTHGGFSLFKKDAIECLPLLDMSQQAPSQWIVAKDLHDHVWKFKHTFRGTPQRHLFTSGWKQFVRKKSLAVGDSVVFLRGENGESRIGIRKAAPQQSNISSSVISKESMHHGLVATALNAINTKCMFDVFYRPKSSKFIVNCKKIIDAVNMKFNTGSRFTMKFEGRDFNEIIYSGTIVKVEDFSIYWKDSEWRNLQVQWDEAATIPRPNKVSLWEIKPLIRENKRQREIVSYAGLAMSKPDYNDQMVQSTKENSTTNASSSFRLFGVDLTASTKARDVLEPLESYQKSKISKIFDDEKLDQIQAVTSLTEIQTKKIRFTTSSTKVHMEGVVRTVDLTDFDGYNHMIVELEKLFNIEGKLHMHSQWKLTFKVHEGDMMLVGDDSWLKFCNTVKEIFICSKYDAIK is encoded by the exons ATGGAGAATAACAAAATTAGAAATGCACAACCTAAATTTCAAG GAACTGATGGAACCAATAGATATTTGTATAATCAGTTATGGAAGTTATGTGCTGGATCTTTGTTTGATCTTCCAATAATTGGAGAAGAAGTTTATTATTTTCCTCAAGGGCACATAGAGCAG CTTGTAGCATCAGAAAATGACAACCTGTGCCAATTAAAACCAATTTTTGATATTTCTTCAAAAATTCGTTGTAATGTTATTAGCATCAAGCTTAAG GTGGATACCAATACAGATGAAGTTTATGCAAAAGTTTCCTTGTCGCCATGTTCACCT GAATTTGAAGTCTCTATTCCTAATGGCAACAACGAACAAAACATTAACTATTTTACCAAGGTGTTAACTGCTTCGGATTCCAGCACACATGGTGGTTTTTCTTTATTTAAAAAGGATGCCATTGAATGTCTTCCTCTATTG GATATGTCACAGCAAGCACCGAGTCAGTGGATAGTTGCTAAAGATCTCCATGATCATGTTTGGAAATTTAAACACACTTTTAGAG GTACACCACAAAGACATCTTTTCACATCTGGTTGGAAACAGTTTGTAAGAAAAAAAAGTTTGGCCGTTGGAGACTCTGTTGTATTCCTTAG AGGGGAGAATGGGGAATCACGAATCGGAATCAGAAAAGCAGCGCCTCAACAAAGCAACATATCATCATCAGTAATTTCAAAAGAGAGTATGCATCATGGTTTAGTTGCTACTGCATTGAATGCTATTAACACCAAATGTATGTTCGACGTGTTTTATAGGCCAAA GTCGAGCAAATTCATTGTCAACTGCAAAAAAATTATAGATGCAGTGAACATGAAGTTCAATACAGGTTCAAGGTTTACTATGAAGTTTGAAGGACGTGATTTTAATGAAATAAT ATATTCTGGGACAATAGTAAAAGTGGAAGATTTCTCCATTTATTGGAAGGATTCAGAATGGCGAAACCTACAA GTTCAGTGGGATGAAGCTGCAACAATTCCAAGACCTAATAAGGTCTCTCTATGGGAGATCAAGCCTTTAATTCGAGAAAACAAACGCCAACGCGAAATTG TGAGCTATGCAGGTCTTGCTATGTCCAAACCAGATTACAATGACCAAATGGTCCAGTCAACAAAAGAAAATTCAACCACCAATGCATCTAGTAGCTTCAGATTGTTTGGAGTTGATCTAACGGCTTCTACCAAAGCAAGAGATGTTTTGGAACCACTTGAATCATACCAAAAGAGTAAAATTTCTAAAATCTTTGATGATGAAAAGCTTGATCAAATTCAAGCAGTGACATCACTAACAGAAATCCAAACGAAGAAAATAAGGTTTACTACAAGTAGTACCAAG GTTCACATGGAAGGTGTTGTTAGAACTGTTGATTTAACTGATTTTGATGGATACAATCACATGATCGTTGAACTAGAAAAACTCTTTAATATCGAAGGCAAGTTGCATATGCACAGTCAATGGAAACTAACCTTTAAAGTTCATGAAGGAGATATGATGCTTGTTGGAGACGATTCATGGCT GAAATTTTGCAACACCGTGAAGGAAATATTCATATGTTCAAAATACGATGCCATAAAATGA